The sequence below is a genomic window from Nostoc flagelliforme CCNUN1.
AAGGCTGCTCTGAGCGATCGCATTACTAAGCCTTTTTTAACTTTTTGCTCTTTCACTACTTGTTTAATAATGTCCTGGGCGGCGGCTTCCGACAGTTGCGGCTGATTTTCTAAAGCTGTGACAATCCCCTCAAGGACAGCAGTAGAACCTTCTTGCTTCAGTTGTGTACTACCTTCGTCGCTAAATTCAACTGTGTCAGTAAAAAACAGTTGGCTTTGAGGTACTGCATCTACTAAACGAGTCAAACTCTGGCTAATTAAAGTTACTAGCTGTTCTAACCAGACGCGATCGCGTCCACCATCAAATTTATACCCAGCCGCTTGCCAATAGGGTATGAGTAAATCTGTGAGTTTATCTACTGGCGTCTTGTGGATATACTGACTGTTCAACCAATCCAGCTTGTCCCAGTCAAACTTTGCACCTGCTTTATTTACACGCTCAAAACCAAATTCTTTTGCTGCTTCTTCTAAGGTAAATATTTCTTGCGTCGAGTCTGGTGGCGACCAACCCAGCAATGTCATGTAATTCACCAAGCCTTCAGCAGTAAAGCCCATTTGCTGAAAGTCAGAAATAGAAGTGACGCCATCCCGCTTAGAAAGCTTGCGTCCTTCCATGTTCAAAATTAGCGGCGTGTGGGCAAACTCTGGAATTTTTGCACCCATTGCTTCATACAGCAGAATTTGCTTGGCGGTGTTGGCGATGTGGTCTTCTCCCCGGATGACATGGGTGATTTGCATATCAATGTCATCCACTACAACTACAAAGTTGTATAAAGGTTGACCGCTTCCCTCTTCTGAGGCGCGGGCGATGACCATATCACCACCTAAATCGCTACCTCGCCAAGACATTTTTCCCCTTACTAGGTCGTTCCAGACAATTTCCCGACCATCTTCGATTTTGAAGCGAATCACAGAGGAGCGACCTTCTGCTTCAAATGCGGCGCGTTGTTCTGGGGTGAGGTTGCGGTGACGGTTGTCATAGCGAGGAGCTTCGCCTCTAGCTTTCTGAGCTTCTCTTAGAGTTTCTAGTTCTTCAGAAGTGGTGTAGCAGCGATAGGCTAATCCTTGATCTAGCAGTTTTTGCACTGCTTCTTTATAAATATC
It includes:
- the gltX gene encoding glutamate--tRNA ligase, whose product is MTVRVRIAPSPTGNLHIGTARTAVFNWLFARHHGGKFILRIEDTDLERSRPEYTDNILEGLRWLGLNWDEGPFFQSQRLDIYKEAVQKLLDQGLAYRCYTTSEELETLREAQKARGEAPRYDNRHRNLTPEQRAAFEAEGRSSVIRFKIEDGREIVWNDLVRGKMSWRGSDLGGDMVIARASEEGSGQPLYNFVVVVDDIDMQITHVIRGEDHIANTAKQILLYEAMGAKIPEFAHTPLILNMEGRKLSKRDGVTSISDFQQMGFTAEGLVNYMTLLGWSPPDSTQEIFTLEEAAKEFGFERVNKAGAKFDWDKLDWLNSQYIHKTPVDKLTDLLIPYWQAAGYKFDGGRDRVWLEQLVTLISQSLTRLVDAVPQSQLFFTDTVEFSDEGSTQLKQEGSTAVLEGIVTALENQPQLSEAAAQDIIKQVVKEQKVKKGLVMRSLRAALTGDVHGPDLIQSWLLLNQIGLDKSRLSRAITEAN